In one window of Pseudomonas putida DNA:
- a CDS encoding MFS transporter: MEHSSCAASHDRALDWLNFFLADVRDGLGPYLAIYLLAVHQWQPASIGLVMSLAGIAALVAQTPAGALIDRTTAKHAVVVTAAVLVTGSCLLLPWISSFAGVALTQTIGAIAGSLFAPAIAAISLGITGPKAFTRRVGRNETFNHAGNACSALLAGGLAYLFGPVVVFYLMAVMTVASIVAMWRVPAAAIDHQVARGLVHGPGCAENLAKFRVLLHNRTLLVFAVCCALFHLANAAMLPLVSQKLSQVDLRLATPLTSACIVAAQLVMVPMALLVGAKAETWGRRPFLLAGFFILPLRGALYVASDNPFWLVGVQLLDGIGAGIFGALFPIVIKDLTEGTGRFNFSLGALTAVFGLGAALSPGIAGLVVQAAGYDAAFLTLAGIAAVAFAIVLMALPETHPRVAPSPLPTPAGN; encoded by the coding sequence ATGGAACACTCAAGCTGCGCCGCTTCGCACGACCGTGCCCTTGACTGGCTGAACTTCTTCCTGGCTGACGTGCGTGACGGACTCGGGCCCTACCTCGCCATCTACCTGCTTGCCGTGCACCAGTGGCAGCCGGCGAGCATTGGCCTGGTGATGAGCCTGGCAGGCATCGCTGCACTGGTGGCGCAAACTCCGGCTGGAGCCTTGATTGACCGCACCACAGCCAAACACGCGGTGGTCGTGACCGCCGCCGTGCTGGTGACCGGCAGCTGCCTGCTGCTGCCGTGGATTTCGTCGTTCGCCGGGGTGGCCTTGACCCAGACGATCGGTGCCATAGCAGGCTCGCTGTTCGCTCCGGCGATTGCCGCCATCTCGCTGGGCATCACAGGCCCCAAGGCCTTTACGCGAAGGGTGGGTCGCAACGAGACGTTCAACCATGCGGGCAATGCCTGCTCAGCATTGCTGGCCGGTGGCTTGGCGTATCTGTTCGGCCCGGTGGTGGTGTTCTATCTCATGGCGGTGATGACCGTAGCCAGCATCGTGGCGATGTGGCGTGTGCCAGCAGCCGCCATCGACCACCAGGTGGCTCGCGGCCTTGTCCATGGTCCGGGTTGTGCTGAAAACCTTGCCAAGTTCAGGGTCCTCCTGCACAACCGCACGCTCTTGGTATTCGCTGTGTGCTGCGCGTTGTTCCACTTGGCCAACGCGGCGATGCTGCCGCTGGTGAGCCAGAAGCTATCGCAAGTCGACCTGCGCTTGGCCACGCCACTCACATCCGCCTGCATCGTCGCAGCGCAGTTGGTGATGGTGCCGATGGCGCTGCTGGTGGGGGCAAAGGCCGAGACCTGGGGGCGCAGGCCGTTCCTTCTGGCCGGCTTTTTCATCCTACCGCTGCGCGGAGCCCTGTATGTGGCGTCCGACAATCCATTCTGGCTGGTTGGCGTGCAATTGCTCGATGGAATCGGCGCAGGCATCTTCGGAGCATTGTTCCCGATCGTGATCAAGGACTTGACCGAAGGTACCGGGCGCTTCAATTTCAGCCTTGGCGCGCTGACGGCGGTGTTCGGACTGGGCGCTGCGCTCAGCCCTGGGATTGCCGGGCTGGTTGTTCAAGCAGCCGGCTACGATGCGGCATTCCTGACCTTGGCCGGCATTGCCGCGGTCGCCTTCGCAATAGTGCTGATGGCGCTGCCGGAGACTCACCCGCGCGTCGCGCCATCGCCCCTGCCTACCCCTGCCGGAAACTAG
- a CDS encoding substrate-binding domain-containing protein, whose product MFRMLFCATLLTTSFACSAADVVHGGKETLTVLSSGGIMGAIREVAPAYEKKYGVKLEILAAPSMGDTPQAIPNRLARGEQADVVLMVGSALDNLVASGQADKTSRIDLGKSFIAMAVRKGEPKPDISTMQTLRKVLQDSSSVAYSDSASGVYLSKTLFPRMQLGEQFESKAHMIPAEPVGAVIARGQAQIGFQQLSELKPVKGIDIVGLIPAEAQKMTLYSGAVVNKSQHHAAAQALLDYLASPEADAAIKDSGLTPLPHAAS is encoded by the coding sequence ATGTTCCGAATGCTGTTCTGTGCCACCCTCTTAACCACTTCATTCGCCTGCTCGGCTGCTGACGTTGTACACGGCGGTAAGGAAACACTGACCGTTCTGAGTTCCGGCGGGATCATGGGCGCCATCCGGGAAGTAGCGCCGGCGTATGAGAAGAAATATGGCGTGAAGCTGGAAATTCTAGCCGCCCCATCGATGGGGGATACCCCACAGGCCATCCCGAACAGACTCGCTCGTGGTGAGCAGGCGGATGTTGTGCTGATGGTTGGTTCGGCCCTCGACAACTTGGTCGCCAGTGGACAAGCCGACAAAACGAGTCGAATAGATCTCGGGAAATCTTTCATTGCCATGGCCGTTCGCAAAGGTGAACCGAAGCCGGACATAAGCACCATGCAGACCTTACGCAAAGTGCTGCAAGATAGCAGCTCTGTCGCTTACTCCGACAGCGCAAGCGGGGTATATCTTTCCAAGACGCTGTTCCCTCGCATGCAGCTTGGTGAACAGTTCGAATCCAAGGCTCACATGATACCTGCCGAGCCCGTAGGCGCAGTGATCGCTCGCGGCCAAGCACAGATCGGCTTTCAACAGCTCAGTGAGCTTAAGCCAGTAAAAGGTATCGACATCGTTGGTCTGATCCCGGCAGAAGCGCAGAAAATGACCCTGTATTCGGGCGCTGTCGTCAACAAGAGCCAGCATCACGCCGCAGCCCAGGCGCTGCTCGATTACCTGGCCTCACCAGAAGCCGACGCAGCGATCAAAGATAGTGGCTTGACGCCGCTACCTCATGCAGCAAGCTGA
- a CDS encoding arsenic transporter, with protein MPYSENASIIWTVAALATCGVILRPWRIPEYVWAMGGALLLTGLGLITPRSALAAVAEGGDVYLFLIGMMVLAELARQEGLFDWLARYAVRHARGSGQRLFDLVFLVGTLVTVFLSNDATAVVLTPAVYAACKAAKAEPLPYLLICAFIANAASFVLPISNPANLVVFGSQMPPLLEWLRQFSLPSLAAIAVTYLVLRLTQRRQIRQPLTLNVDNQPLSPGARLCAVGIVLTAILLLGASALDRALGLPTFCAGVATTALIHLRQRRSPMPVLRHVAWGVLPLVAGLFILVEAVAQTGLIVQLAQGLAALAADSTIGASWVGGVGVAIASNLMNNLPTGLMAGSMGSLVALPQPVTAALLIGVDLGPNLSITGSLATLLWLVAIRREGAHVSAWNFLRLGVLVMPPALAAALLAL; from the coding sequence ATGCCTTACAGCGAAAACGCCTCGATCATCTGGACGGTAGCCGCTCTGGCAACCTGCGGTGTCATCCTGCGCCCCTGGCGGATCCCGGAATACGTCTGGGCCATGGGCGGTGCGCTGCTACTGACAGGCCTGGGCCTGATCACACCGCGCAGCGCTCTGGCGGCAGTGGCCGAAGGCGGCGACGTGTACCTCTTCCTGATCGGCATGATGGTATTGGCCGAGCTTGCACGCCAGGAAGGGCTGTTCGACTGGCTGGCCCGCTACGCGGTCCGCCACGCCCGAGGTTCGGGGCAAAGGCTGTTCGACCTGGTATTTCTGGTGGGCACGCTGGTCACCGTGTTCCTGTCCAACGATGCAACGGCGGTGGTGTTGACTCCTGCGGTGTATGCGGCGTGCAAGGCTGCCAAGGCCGAGCCTTTGCCCTACCTGTTGATCTGCGCCTTCATCGCCAACGCCGCCAGTTTCGTGCTGCCGATTTCCAATCCGGCCAACCTGGTAGTCTTCGGCAGCCAGATGCCCCCGCTACTGGAGTGGCTGAGGCAGTTCAGTTTGCCATCGCTTGCGGCAATCGCTGTGACCTATCTGGTGCTGCGCCTGACCCAACGCCGGCAGATCCGCCAACCGCTGACCCTGAATGTGGATAACCAGCCGCTGTCTCCGGGCGCCCGTCTATGCGCAGTGGGCATCGTGCTCACCGCAATCCTGCTGCTGGGAGCCTCAGCGCTGGACCGGGCACTAGGCCTGCCGACCTTCTGTGCAGGCGTGGCAACCACAGCACTGATCCACTTACGCCAGCGGCGCAGCCCGATGCCGGTGCTACGCCATGTAGCGTGGGGTGTGCTGCCGTTGGTGGCGGGCTTGTTCATACTGGTCGAAGCTGTCGCCCAGACCGGCCTGATAGTGCAGCTTGCCCAGGGGCTGGCTGCTCTGGCCGCAGACTCGACGATCGGGGCGAGTTGGGTGGGAGGCGTGGGCGTGGCCATCGCCAGCAACCTGATGAACAACTTGCCGACTGGACTGATGGCCGGGTCCATGGGGTCGCTGGTGGCCCTGCCGCAGCCGGTGACCGCTGCGCTGCTGATCGGCGTCGACCTGGGGCCGAACCTGTCGATTACCGGATCACTGGCCACCCTTTTGTGGTTGGTGGCGATCCGTCGCGAAGGGGCGCATGTCAGCGCCTGGAACTTTTTACGCCTAGGGGTGCTGGTGATGCCGCCTGCACTTGCAGCAGCACTGCTGGCGCTATAG
- a CDS encoding mechanosensitive ion channel family protein codes for MDIQRIWHDTLDLWGTLDQHPMLHASLGVLVLLLVSLLVGRLARFLLLHSTRLLARQPPLRWLDDLRHNKVFHRLAQTTPSLILQFGLKLVPELSATAQHFLGNLALAVTLLFLTRALSCLLDGLLDIYARTEHARTRSIKGYVQLAKMVLWVFSAIVIVATLIDRSPLLLLSGLGAMSAVLLLVYKDTLLSFVASVQLTSNDMLHVGDWIEMPQVGADGDVIDITLHTVKVQNFDKTIVSIPTWRLMSESFRNYRGMQQSGGRRIKRSLFIDATGVRFLTLEEEQRLGGVRLLGDYLATKRKELHDWNEAQGLVAELSANRRKLTNIGTFRAFALAYLKNHPDVHPNMTCMVRQMQTSAEGVPLEIYCFTRTTVWAEYERIQGDIFDYLLAVLPEFGLSLYQQPSGSDMRSGLAARVERMSEA; via the coding sequence ATGGATATCCAACGAATCTGGCACGACACCCTGGACCTCTGGGGCACCCTCGACCAACACCCAATGCTGCACGCCTCCCTCGGCGTGCTGGTCCTGCTGCTGGTCTCGCTGCTGGTCGGCCGCCTGGCGCGCTTCCTGCTGCTGCACAGCACCCGCCTGCTGGCCCGCCAGCCGCCGCTGCGCTGGCTCGACGACCTGCGCCATAACAAGGTCTTCCACCGCCTGGCGCAGACCACGCCGTCACTGATCCTGCAGTTCGGCCTGAAACTGGTGCCGGAGCTCTCGGCCACCGCCCAGCATTTTCTCGGCAATCTGGCCCTGGCCGTCACCCTGCTGTTCCTCACCCGCGCCCTGTCGTGCCTGCTCGACGGCCTGCTGGACATCTACGCCCGCACCGAACACGCCCGTACCCGCTCGATCAAGGGCTACGTGCAACTGGCGAAGATGGTGCTGTGGGTGTTCAGCGCCATCGTCATCGTCGCCACCCTGATCGACCGCTCGCCGCTGTTGCTGCTGTCGGGCCTGGGTGCGATGTCGGCGGTGCTGTTGTTGGTGTACAAGGACACCCTGCTGTCGTTCGTTGCCAGCGTACAGCTCACCAGCAACGACATGCTCCACGTCGGCGACTGGATCGAAATGCCCCAGGTCGGCGCCGACGGTGATGTGATCGACATCACCCTGCACACGGTCAAGGTGCAGAACTTCGACAAGACCATCGTCTCCATCCCCACCTGGCGCTTGATGAGCGAGTCGTTCCGCAACTACCGCGGCATGCAGCAATCCGGCGGCCGTCGCATCAAGCGCAGCCTGTTCATCGACGCCACCGGCGTGCGCTTTCTCACCCTCGAAGAAGAACAACGCCTGGGCGGCGTGCGCCTGCTCGGCGACTACCTGGCCACCAAGCGCAAGGAGCTGCACGACTGGAACGAAGCCCAGGGCCTGGTCGCCGAACTCTCGGCCAACCGCCGCAAGCTGACCAACATCGGCACGTTCCGCGCATTCGCCCTGGCCTACCTGAAGAACCACCCCGACGTGCACCCGAACATGACCTGCATGGTCCGCCAGATGCAGACCAGCGCCGAGGGTGTGCCGCTGGAGATCTACTGCTTTACCCGCACCACGGTGTGGGCCGAGTACGAACGGATCCAGGGGGATATCTTTGATTATTTGCTGGCGGTGTTGCCGGAGTTTGGCTTGAGTCTGTATCAGCAGCCTAGCGGTAGTGATATGCGCTCGGGGCTGGCGGCGCGGGTCGAGCGCATGAGCGAGGCCTAA
- a CDS encoding DEAD/DEAH box helicase yields MFSQFALHERLLKAVAELKFVEPTPVQAAAIPLALQGRDLRVTAQTGSGKTAAFVLPLLNRLVDLSGPRVEIRALILLPTRELAQQTLKQVQLFSQFTYIKSGLVTGGEDFKEQAAMLRKVPDVLIGTPGRLLEQLNAGNLDLSHVQVMILDEADRMLDMGFAEDMERLCKECENREQTLLFSATTGGAALRDIIGKVLKDPEHLMLNSVSQLAEGTRQQIITADHDQHKEAIVQWLLANETFDKAIIFTNTRALADRIYGHLVAKDVKAFVLHGEKDQKDRKLAIERFKQGSSKVLVATDVAARGLDIDGLDLVINFDMPRSGDEYVHRVGRTGRAGGEGLAISLITHNDWNLMSSIERYLKQQFERRVIKEVKGTYSGPKKVKASGKAVGAKKKKVDKKTGEKKTAAKRKPSAKPRPNAPLASADGLAPLKKRTPKAE; encoded by the coding sequence GTGTTTTCCCAATTCGCCCTGCACGAACGCCTGCTCAAAGCCGTGGCCGAGCTGAAATTTGTCGAGCCGACCCCGGTGCAGGCGGCGGCCATTCCCCTGGCCCTGCAAGGGCGTGACCTGCGGGTCACGGCGCAGACCGGCAGCGGCAAGACCGCCGCCTTCGTGCTGCCGCTGCTCAACCGCCTGGTCGACCTGAGCGGGCCACGGGTCGAGATCCGTGCGCTGATCCTGCTGCCGACCCGCGAGCTGGCGCAGCAGACCCTCAAGCAGGTGCAACTGTTCTCGCAGTTCACCTACATCAAGTCCGGCCTGGTCACCGGCGGTGAAGACTTCAAGGAACAGGCCGCGATGCTGCGCAAGGTGCCGGACGTGCTGATCGGCACCCCAGGTCGCCTGCTCGAGCAGCTCAATGCCGGCAACCTCGACCTCTCCCACGTGCAGGTGATGATCCTCGACGAAGCCGACCGCATGCTCGACATGGGCTTTGCCGAAGACATGGAGCGCCTGTGCAAGGAGTGCGAGAACCGCGAGCAGACCCTGCTGTTCTCCGCCACCACTGGCGGTGCGGCGCTGCGCGACATCATCGGCAAGGTATTGAAGGATCCTGAGCACCTGATGCTCAACAGCGTCTCGCAACTCGCCGAAGGCACCCGTCAGCAGATCATCACTGCCGACCACGACCAGCACAAGGAAGCGATCGTGCAGTGGCTGCTGGCCAACGAGACCTTCGACAAGGCGATCATCTTCACCAACACCCGCGCCCTGGCCGACCGCATTTATGGTCACCTGGTGGCCAAGGATGTGAAGGCTTTTGTCCTGCACGGCGAGAAGGACCAGAAGGACCGCAAGCTGGCCATCGAGCGCTTCAAGCAGGGCAGCTCCAAGGTGCTGGTGGCCACCGACGTGGCGGCCCGTGGCCTGGACATCGACGGCCTGGACCTGGTGATCAACTTCGACATGCCGCGCAGTGGTGACGAGTACGTGCACCGCGTGGGCCGTACCGGCCGTGCCGGTGGTGAAGGCCTGGCGATCTCGCTGATCACCCACAACGACTGGAACCTGATGTCGAGCATCGAGCGCTACCTCAAGCAGCAGTTCGAGCGCCGCGTCATCAAGGAGGTCAAGGGCACCTACAGCGGGCCGAAGAAGGTCAAGGCTTCGGGCAAGGCAGTGGGCGCGAAGAAGAAAAAGGTCGACAAGAAGACCGGCGAGAAGAAGACCGCCGCCAAGCGCAAACCGTCCGCCAAGCCGCGCCCGAACGCGCCGCTGGCCAGCGCCGATGGCCTGGCACCGCTGAAGAAGCGTACGCCGAAGGCAGAATAA
- a CDS encoding ShlB/FhaC/HecB family hemolysin secretion/activation protein has protein sequence MATGFRTRLCSAILMLTASMPALAASPLEQELIRDRQDRLLQEQQRRIEELRNLPGSTAPPSAVPALEDSRCFTIRTITLKGADSLTETERERLLKPFIGQCLGVSQLNELLKVITNHYLDRGQVTSRAYLPQQDLSTGHLQVLVVEGRLESLRAAPDSRLSERELAMAFPGAPGERLNLREIEQMVDQLNRLPSNKAQMELVPGEAVGGSQVLVRNQAQKPWRASLSRNNEGQRSTGEQQVNLGFEWDSPLGLADQLVLRGAHDVVSDHTKGAKNGVLAYSLPWGWWNFSYSYSASDYRSVGQANGFDFKQTGDSQNHQLRVDRVLHRDATSKTSVNLGVAHLRTRNYIEDSLLRASSNRLSEAQFGINHGRRLGTAFVNLDLGTQEGIGAFDAQGNGNPRPGEPVARYRKYTATVSYVQGFEVFGEQLSVTSLATAQRSEDVLFSPQRISLGGLSSVRGFKDQSLSGDSGAYWRSDLRWTRPVTWSVAQPVIAEYGMGLGYDLGVIRNDRYNGDRHGRASSHSLELFARGRHLAASVTFARSLERPDALPDKEHPVYLRLDFFI, from the coding sequence ATGGCGACAGGGTTTCGCACACGCCTTTGCAGCGCGATCCTCATGCTGACTGCCAGCATGCCTGCCCTGGCGGCCTCGCCGCTGGAGCAGGAACTGATACGTGACCGCCAGGATCGCCTGCTGCAAGAGCAGCAGCGGCGCATCGAAGAGCTGCGCAACCTGCCCGGCAGCACGGCGCCGCCGAGTGCTGTACCGGCGCTTGAAGACAGCCGCTGCTTCACCATTCGCACCATCACCCTCAAGGGTGCCGACAGCCTCACCGAGACCGAGCGCGAGCGCCTGCTCAAGCCGTTCATTGGTCAGTGCCTGGGTGTCAGCCAGCTCAACGAGCTCCTTAAGGTCATCACCAATCATTATCTGGATCGTGGCCAAGTGACCAGCCGCGCCTACTTGCCGCAGCAGGATCTGTCCACCGGGCACCTGCAGGTGTTGGTGGTAGAGGGGCGCCTGGAGAGTTTGCGCGCAGCTCCCGACAGCAGGCTGAGCGAGCGGGAGCTGGCCATGGCTTTTCCCGGCGCGCCCGGCGAGCGTCTGAACCTGCGTGAGATCGAGCAGATGGTCGATCAGCTCAACCGTCTGCCTTCGAACAAGGCGCAGATGGAACTGGTCCCCGGCGAGGCGGTGGGTGGCAGCCAGGTGCTGGTACGCAATCAGGCGCAGAAGCCCTGGCGGGCTTCCCTGTCGCGCAACAACGAAGGCCAACGCAGCACCGGCGAGCAGCAGGTCAACCTAGGCTTCGAGTGGGATAGCCCGCTGGGCCTGGCCGACCAGTTGGTGCTACGCGGTGCCCACGATGTGGTCAGCGATCACACCAAGGGGGCGAAGAACGGGGTACTGGCCTACAGCCTGCCCTGGGGCTGGTGGAACTTCTCGTACAGCTACAGCGCGTCCGACTACCGCTCCGTAGGCCAGGCCAACGGCTTCGACTTCAAACAGACCGGCGACAGCCAGAATCATCAATTGCGCGTCGATCGTGTACTGCATCGCGACGCTACGAGCAAGACCTCGGTCAACCTGGGCGTTGCCCATCTGCGCACCCGCAACTACATCGAAGACAGCCTGCTGCGCGCCAGCAGCAATCGTCTGAGCGAAGCGCAGTTCGGCATCAACCACGGTCGGCGCCTGGGCACGGCCTTCGTCAACCTTGACTTGGGCACGCAGGAGGGCATCGGTGCCTTCGATGCCCAGGGCAACGGCAATCCGCGACCTGGCGAGCCGGTCGCGCGCTATCGCAAGTACACCGCGACGGTCAGTTACGTGCAGGGCTTTGAGGTATTCGGCGAGCAGTTGAGCGTTACCAGCCTGGCTACCGCCCAGCGCAGCGAAGACGTGTTGTTCAGCCCGCAGCGCATAAGCCTGGGTGGGTTGTCATCGGTGCGTGGTTTCAAGGACCAGTCGCTGTCCGGCGACAGCGGCGCCTACTGGCGCAGCGACCTGCGCTGGACGCGCCCGGTGACCTGGTCCGTCGCACAGCCGGTGATTGCCGAATACGGGATGGGCCTGGGCTACGACCTGGGTGTGATCCGCAACGACCGCTACAACGGCGACCGCCATGGCCGTGCCAGCAGCCATTCGCTGGAGCTGTTCGCCCGGGGCCGTCACCTGGCGGCCAGTGTGACTTTTGCCCGCAGCCTCGAACGCCCGGATGCCCTGCCCGACAAGGAGCATCCGGTATACCTGCGCCTCGATTTCTTCATCTGA
- a CDS encoding AEC family transporter, translating into MHTILVIVAPIFALILVGYLCRKTGKLGEQAAAEINRMVVWLCLPALLFKVTATATWSEIWHPGFIVAFGAGALAMFFITLAWRLFSGHSLVASSIDGLSAGYANTGYIGIPLCLLLFGQPGLQPALISSLIVVCLVFAISLTLIEIGLQEERQIGRAVLLVAKALATNPLVISPLAGAAWAMSGLGLAEPVMHFLDMLSLATTPCALVSLGAFLAQKRSGAQASPWPLVGLKLVGQPALTWVLAFKVFSLPTMWATSAVLLAALPTGTGPFMLAEYYNREAGLISRTILLSTVASLLTLTGLMYLLGVAG; encoded by the coding sequence TGTGCCGCAAGACCGGCAAGCTCGGCGAACAGGCCGCCGCCGAAATCAACCGCATGGTGGTCTGGCTGTGCCTGCCGGCGCTGCTGTTCAAGGTGACCGCCACCGCGACCTGGAGCGAAATCTGGCACCCCGGCTTCATCGTCGCCTTTGGTGCCGGCGCGCTGGCAATGTTCTTCATCACCCTTGCTTGGCGCTTGTTCAGCGGCCACAGCCTGGTAGCCTCGAGCATCGATGGCTTGAGTGCAGGCTATGCCAACACCGGCTACATCGGCATCCCGCTGTGCCTGTTGCTGTTCGGCCAACCAGGGTTGCAACCGGCATTGATCTCGTCGCTGATCGTGGTCTGCCTGGTGTTCGCGATTTCCCTGACCCTGATCGAGATCGGTCTGCAGGAAGAACGCCAGATCGGCCGCGCCGTATTGCTGGTGGCCAAGGCGCTGGCGACGAACCCGCTGGTGATTTCGCCACTGGCAGGCGCCGCCTGGGCCATGTCCGGCCTGGGCCTGGCCGAGCCGGTGATGCACTTTCTCGACATGCTTTCCCTGGCCACCACGCCTTGCGCGCTGGTGTCGCTGGGGGCATTCCTGGCGCAGAAACGCAGCGGCGCGCAGGCCAGCCCCTGGCCGCTGGTGGGGCTCAAGCTGGTCGGGCAACCGGCACTGACCTGGGTGCTGGCTTTCAAGGTGTTCAGCCTGCCGACCATGTGGGCGACTTCGGCCGTGCTGCTGGCGGCGCTGCCGACCGGGACCGGGCCGTTCATGCTGGCGGAGTACTACAACCGCGAGGCGGGGCTCATTTCGCGCACCATTCTGCTGTCGACGGTGGCTTCGCTGCTGACCCTGACCGGGCTCATGTACCTGCTGGGTGTGGCGGGCTGA